GTTGTACCTGCTGCCAGTTGAGTCTCAACTGACCCAGGTGAATCTCTCCTGACTAATGTTGTACCTGCTGCCAGGTGAATCTCTCCTGACTCATGTTGTACCTGCTGCCAGGTGAGTCTCATCCTCTCGAAGGTCTCCTTTCCGTCCTCGGAGCAGTCAGAGCAGATGAATTTAAAGAAGTTGTCTCCTTTCAGGTAACTGGGCTGCTCCCCTCTGAGCTGAgctgaaacacagagagagactcAGACAGGACAACAAGCGAACACATTCACCACTGATTCTGGACATTTAGAGCTTCAACATAAtcaaaacccaccagactccatgtaaataatcactacttttatcatcataaaacacacttcattcaaagtggacagaaactaaattaaactaccaaaagccgtcttggttcatctttccactgttccaccaatcaccactctggtctggttggaataaactcttaattcacccatttacatcgcgagatatgctgctctatacacactaaatgtagtgattatttacatggagtctggtggagatatgctgctctatacacactaaaagtagtgattatttacatggagtctggtggagatatgctgctctatacacactaaaagtagtgattatttacatggagtctggtggagatatgctgctctatacacactaaaagtagtgattatttacatggagtctggtggagatatgctgctctatacacactaaaagtagagattatttacatggagtctgatggagatatgctgctctatacatgctaaaagtagtgattatttacatggagcctggtggagatatgctgctctatacacactaaaagtagagattatttacatggagtctgatggagatatgctgctctatacatgctaaaagtagagattatttacatggagtctggtggagataagATCATAAGATCATTTAAGatcatttgtttattagtccccaatggggaaattactgcactacactctgtgtacacactttttgttagtactcacacacaggcctgaaatacacacacatgctcaggacctatacatgcactataaatggagagatgtcagagtgagtgggctgccagctgaaccagcgccctgagcggtcgggggggtacggtgccttgctcaagagcacctggcagtgcccaggaggtgaactggcatctctccagccaccaatccacgctcccaactttttgggtccatacggggatttgaaccagtgaccctccggttcccaacccaactccctatggactgagctactgccacccccaagatatgctgctctatacacgctaaaagtagtgattatttacatggagtctggtggagatatgctgctctatacacgctaaaagtagtgattatttacatggagtctggtggagatatgctgctctagaCACACTGAGGGTTGCTGGTTCGAGTCCACATATACGGACCAAAGTCCCCCCCTTcggggactaataaaggatgcatcattattatcatctcACCTGCAGGGACCCACTTGTGGCAGCGGTCGCAGTAGAAGGACATGTCCTCGCAGGCCCAGCCCCCGTCCGCCTCCTCCCCCAGGTCGCTGGTCAGAGAGTCCCCGCTCTGGTCGTGGGACAGATCCACCGAGCCCTGATCCTCCGACTCCACGATGAGGAGGGTCTCCCCCTCCACCTCGCCCTCCTCCAGACCCTCGGAGGCCGAGGTGCCGGCCGCCTCGTCCTCGCCTCCCGCCAGCTGCTCGCCGCTGCTGTCCATCACGGACACACCTGCACACATCAGGCTCGGTTTCACTTTACGATTAGCAGGTGAactgtgtgatgtcatcatgttacatgtgtgatgtcatcatgtTACATGTGAGTATGTCCCTGTGtcttctgtcctctgggacaggaagcTGAACATCTCTGAG
This genomic interval from Etheostoma cragini isolate CJK2018 unplaced genomic scaffold, CSU_Ecrag_1.0 ScbMSFa_1004, whole genome shotgun sequence contains the following:
- the LOC117939744 gene encoding cysteine-rich protein 2-binding protein-like — its product is MDSSGEQLAGGEDEAAGTSASEGLEEGEVEGETLLIVESEDQGSVDLSHDQSGDSLTSDLGEEADGGWACEDMSFYCDRCHKWVPAAQLRGEQPSYLKGDNFFKFICSDCSEDGKETFERMRLTWQQVQHESGEIHLAAGTTLVRRDSPGSVETQLAA